The DNA sequence CCGTCGTGGTCGGCACGCAGGACCATGGTCAGGTACTTGAAGGAGACAATAAGCATCAGCGCCCAAAAGATCAGGGACAGTACGCCCAGAACGTTCTCCGGGGTGACAGCTATGCCGTATTCGCCGTGAAAACATTCGCGCAGGGCGTACAGCGGGCTGGTGCCGATGTCGCCGAAGACCACGCCCAGCGCGGCAAGGGAAAGGCCCGCCAGCCGTTTGCCGGTTGGATGATCGGTGGATTCCATGCAAACTCCGGTTTCGGTTCCGGGCCGCCATGCCCGGCCCGATAGCAGGTAGCATACAGCCATCCGCCGCCGTATGCCACCCCTGATCAGCGCCCGGACCGCCCGCAATACCGGTCTTGACCCCCGCGTCACGCTCTGTCATCAATCTGGATGACACAATGAAAACCTCCGGGGGGTGGTGCCATGAGCAAGAAAGTCCGCAGTGTCCGCGTGCCCAAGGAATTGGAGACCCTGAATCTTTCGGGGATAATCCGGGAATGCGAGCGCCACTTGCGTGATCTCGAATCCGCCACCTTGCTCAAGCAGCAGGGCAACCAGGAGGCGGCCGAGGCGCTGATGAAGACGCGCCAGGCCGATCTGGGCCGCAAGATCGGGAAACTGGTCTGGGAGGCCCGCGTTCAATACGGAAAATCCAAAGAGGACTGATATGAAAGCGAAATCCGCAGCGGAATCCGAGGTAATCATGACCCACCTCGTTCTGCCCCAAGACGCCAACCCGGCAGGCAACCTGCACGGCGGCGTCATACTCAAGCACGTGGACACCACCGGCGGCGTGGTGGCCAAACGTCACTCGCGCAGCAACACGGTGACCGTGTCCATCGACCGCATGGCCTTCAAGCAGCCCGCCTACATGGGCGAACTGCTCATCTTCAAGGCCAGTCTCAACCATGTGGGCCGGACATCCATGGAGATCGGCGTGCGCGTGGAGGCAGAGAACCTGCGCACCGGCGAGGTCCGCCACACCAACTCCGCCTACCTGACCTACGTGGCGCTGGACGAAAACGGCAAGCCTTGCGAGGTTCCGCCCTTGAAGCTGGAAACCGAAACCGCCAAGCGGCGTTACCGCGAAGCCGAATTCCGCCGCGAAATGCGCAAAAAAGAACGCGAACTCGAAGAAGGCAAGAGGGTCTGCCAGCCCAAAGACGAATAACCGCACGAAAGGGCCGCCAGAAGCGGCCCTTTTGTTTCGCGAATCACCTCGCCGTCCTTTTTTCGAACGGGGAAAACCGCCGGGGAAAGGCCGACGCGAAACGGCGTTCAGTATCCGATCTCACCCTTCAGGGAATCAGCGGACAGGCCCCTTCGCCTCCCATCCACCTGCCCGGACGTTTCGGCGTCGCGACCGAAAGCCGCCTATGCCCCGCGCTTCTGCCTGGACGTGCGCGAACCGATGTAGATACCGACGAGCGCCAACCCCACGCCCGAGAGCTCGACGGGGTTCACCGGTTTACCGAAAAAGAGGATGTCCCAGAGAAAGGAGAGGGTCGGCTGAAGCAGAAGGATGAGGCCCACCAGGGCACCGCGCACGGTCTGGATGCCCCGGGTGATCAAGAACCAGCCCACGGCGTGGCAGATGAACGCCAGAGCGGAAATGGCGGCCAGGGATTTGAACGTGGGAATAGCGAAGGACTCACCCTCGACCAGGGCCAGAGCGCCGAGGATCAGGCCCGTGACCAGGGCCGCGACCGAGGCCAGGACCAAGGAATCCACGTGGTCCTTGGACAGGGCATATTTGAGCGAAAGCATGTACAAGGCGTAGAAGCAGGCAGTCAAAAGCCCGTAAAACACGCCCAGCCGGTAATCAGCCGAAAAGCCGGCCCAACCCACGCCGACCATGAGGTAGAGCCCGGCCAGGGCCAGGGGGATGGCCGCATACATGCGCGGCGGCATGCGCTCCTTGAAGAACAGGGCCGAGACCACGGCCAGGGGGATGACCTGGAAATTGCCGAGCATGGTGGACAGCCCGGGTCCCACGTAGCCAATGGCGCGGTGCCAGAAAACGAAATCGCCCGCAAAGAACACGGCGGCCACGCAGCCCCACTTGACGACGTTGGGGGTGAACCGCTTAAGCTTGCCCGCCCGGGCCAGCGCCGCGAGCATGGCCAGTCCGCCGCCGATCAGCCGGTAGAACCCGGTCACGTCAGGAGGTAGCCCGGCCAGGACCACCATGACCGAGGAAAAACTGATGAGCACCGCTCCGACCAGCAACGCGCTCACGGGGCCACCACCTGAAGCCTGCGGCCCAGGGTGATGCCGGTCACGTCCACGTCGGCCACATACGGCCACGCTTCCACCCCGGCGTCCAGGGCCTCGTAGAAGAGGTCCGCATAGGCCGGGTCGATGAAATCCGCCGGGCCGAAGCAACGGCCATCGGGCCGCTGGATCAGGAAGAACAGGGCCACGCGCGCCCCGGTCCCGGCCAGGGACATGAGTTCGCGCAGATGCTTCTGCCCGCGCTCGGTGACCGCGTCCGGGAAACGGGCCACATCATCCTCCACCAGGGTCACATTCTTGCACTCCACCCACAGGTCGCCGGGCTCGCCGGTCAGGTGCGCGTCCAGGCGGCTTTGCCCCACCTTGGCCTCCTTCTGAAAATGATCGTAGCCGTCCAATTCGGGCATGGCTCCCGCCCGCCAGGCCGCATACAGCATGCGGTTGGGGGTGAGCGTGTTCACCCCGACCATGGCCCCGGCCAGTTCAAGACCCTCCAGGGTGTACTTGAGCTTGCGCTCCGGATTGGCGGCCGGGGACAGCAGGGCCACGCCGCCCGGCCGGAGCAAGCCGAGCATGGACCCGGTATTGTTGGTATGGGCCGCAAGGAGCGCCCCCCTGTCCGGCCCGTCCAGGGCCACGGCCTCCACGGTAAACCGCTTTATCCGGCGGACAAAGGCGGCGCGGCGGCAAGGGGTATGAAAGGGCAAGCGGGCAACGGATCTGGGCACGGTCTCTCCTCGGGCCAAAACCTCTAGGCGATTTCCCCCGCTTTTGCCAGCGGAAAACCCGGAGTTCTCCGGCTACTCTCCGCGATTGAGCCGCTCCAGGGCCTCGCCTATCTTGTGGCCCTCCCCCTCGTACACGGTCTTGTCCGCGTCCGGCGTGGGCGCGAACACTCCGGGCCAGACGTCGGGCTGCGGATCAGGCCCCTTGCGGGCCTCCCGACTCGGCTCGGAATCGGTCATGACAGGGGTCCGGCGGATGTCCACGCCAGGCACGGGCGCGCTGAACTCGATGGGGATGTTGTTGGGGTCGAAGGCGTAGATGGAATGGATGAAGCCGTGGTCCACCACCTCGGAGCACCACTCCCCGGCGGCTTCGAGCTTGTCCTTGAGTTCCCACAGGTCGTCCTCGCCCGCCACGCCGAATGCGACATGGTCGAAGGCGGCCTTGCCCTGGACCGGAAAGCCGTGATCCTTCTCGTCGAGCGGCTCCACTCCGGGCCACTCGAAAAAGGCGATCATGTCGTTTTCGGCGATCTCGAAAAAATAATGCCGGTAGCCGGGCCTGCCCAGGCCCACCACCAGCCGCATGCCGAGCAGGTCCCGCCAGAACCGGATGGTCGCGTCCATGTCCCCGGTGACCATGGCCAGATGGTTGATGCCGGTATATCGTGCCATTATTCTTCTCCTTGCTTGATTTTCAAAAGGAATACCATGGCAGGGAAAAGGAGAAAAGGAGAACCGGGCGCAAAGCCGCTCCAGGGATTTCCCGGCCGGGCCGGACGCGGAAAGCGGCCCGGAATCGGGAATGAACCGTTTGCGGCGGGGAGGAGCGGGCCATCCTCCCTTTACAAATAACGACGAATCGGCGCACACTGCGGCAAATGTCGAAAGTATTGCTGCATATCTGTTGCGGGCCGTGTTCCATCACCACGCTCAAGACCCTGTTGGGCGAGGGGTGCGAGATCACAGGGCTGTTTTACAACCCGAACATCCATCCGCTCACGGAATACGTGAAGCGGCGGGACGGCTGCCTGGCCGTGGCCGAAAAGCTGGGCGTGAAAGTCATCGTCAAGGATGACGAATACCGCCCTCAGGAGTGGTTTCGGGCCGTGGCGCACCGCGAGAACAACCGCTGTTTCCACTGCTACGCCATGCGCCTGGAGCGCACGGCCCAAATAGCCCGGCGCGGCGGATTCGATGGCTTCACCTCCACCCTGCTCTACTCCAAATACCAGAAGCACGACGAGATCGCGGCCCTGGGCCGGGACCTGGAGTCGGCCAAGACGAAATTCCTGTACCGCGACTTCCGCGAGGGGTGGAAAGAGGGCATCGAGACCTCCAAGGAGTGGGGAATCTACCGCCAGCAGTATTGCGGCTGCCTGTACAGCGAGAACGAGCGGTACAAACGGGAACTGATGGTCCGCCCATGAACGCGCTGCTCCACTTCCTGTTCTCGCCCGGGCACGCGTTGATCGGCTTCCTGCTGCTCAAGACGGCGGCCGTGCTGGCCCACGGCCTGGCGCAGGGTTCCACCGAGGCCTGGGGCACCGGCATCCTGGCCCTGATCGTCTACGGGATCCTCGCCGGATTCGCCCGGGCCGGGCGAGTCATCTCCATCTGGGCCGTCACCATCCTCATGCTCTACGAAGGGGCCGGGGCGTTGCTCCTCGGCTGGTCCGGCTTAAAGGACGCGCCCGGCGTGGCCGTGATCGGGTTCGTCGCGGCCGCCTATCTCATCGCCGGAGCGCTGGCGGTCTTTTCGAGCCGCCGGAGGGGCTGACCATGGGCAGGATTCACGACGAGAACGTCCCCACGCGTCCCGCCTTCCCCGCCGCCGGGTCCAAGCCCGTCCGAGGCGCGGACGACGACAAGGGGCTGCTGCTCTACGTCCACGTGCCCTTCTGCCGCTCGCGCTGCCACTATTGCTCCTTCCACTCGCAGTCCTTCGACCAGACCACCTTCGCCTGGTACCTGTCCCTGCTGCTCAAGGAAATCGAGCTGTGGGGGCGGCGGCTGCAACGCCCCCGGCTGCGCACGGTCTATTTCGGCGGCGGCACTCCGTCCCTGATCCCCCTGGCCCAACTCGACCGGATCATGGCCGCGCTCCGCAAGGCGTTCGTCCTCAATCCGGGCCTGGAGACGACCATCGAGGCCAACCCGGACTCGGCCCACGACGTGAGTTACTTCCGGGGGCTCCTGTCCCTGGGGTTCAACAGGCTGTCGCTGGGCATGCAGAGCCTCAAGGACGCGGACCTGCAGACCTTGGGCCGCCCGCATTCCGCGGGCATGGCCTACCAGGCCTTCGACCAGGCGCGGCGGGCCGGGTTCGGCAACATCGGCCTGGACCTCATCTGGGGGCTGCCCGGCCAGAAGCTCAAGGTCTGGCTCGACCAGTTGCGCATTGTCTCGGAGATGCGGCCCGAACACATTTCGGCCTACAACCTGACCCTCGAAGAGGGCACGGTCATGGCCCGGCGCTGCGGCGAGGGCGGCGATCTCACCCTGCCGCTGGACCAGGAACAGGGGCGCATGTTCGTCTACGGGGCCGAATACCTGGAGTCCACGGGCTACCTGCATTACGAGGTCTCCAACTTCGCGCGCATGGGCTTCACGTCCGTGCACAATTCCGGTTACTGGGACGGGTCCGACTACCTGGGGCTCGGGCCGTCGGCCGTGTCCACCCTGGGCCGCAGGCGGTTCACGGTGCCGCGCTACATGGACGAATACGACGCGTACGTCCGCGGCGAACTGGTGGGCAACGACTACGAGGATCTGACCGACGACGATCTGCTCAAGGAACTGGTCATGCTCTCGCTACGCACGGCCAAGGGACTGGATTTGAAGGAATACCGGAGACGCACGGGCATGGATCTGATCAAACGCCGGGAGCGGCTCGTCAGCGCCCTGCACCGAGAGAATCTGGTGCGCATCTCGGGCGGCAGGCTCCGGCTGACCAAGAACGGCATGCTCGTATCCAACGTGATCATCGAACGGCTCGCCTTCGGGGACTAGGAGGACAAGTATGCGCACGCCATCCCTGTTCCGCATCTTCCTCGTCTTCCTGCGCCTCGGACTGACCGCCTTCGGCGGCCCGGCCATGGTCCCGTTCATCCGGGCCAGGGCCGTGGAACGCGAGGGGTGGCTGGACGAGTCGTCGTTTTCGCTGGGCATGTCCCTGACCCAGCTCCTGCCCGGGGCCACGGCCATGCAGGTGGCCGCCTATGTGGGGTTGCGGGCGCGCGGCGGGGCCGGGGCTCTGGCCGCCTACACGGGCTTCGGTCTGCCCGCCCTCCTGCTGATGCTCGGCCTGAGCGCGCTCTATTTCTCGGCCCGGGACGTGGCCGCCGTGACCGCGGCCTTCACCGGCCTGCAACTGGTCATCACCGCCCTGATCCTGCACGCGGCCGTAAACTTCGCCCGGCGCTACCTGGACACCCTGGCCGACAAGCTCCTGGCCTGCCTGGCGGGCGTTTGGCTCGGCCTCAAGGGCAACCCCATCCTGGCCATGGCCGTGGTTTGCGTTCTGGCCGTGCTTCTGCTCCGCGACGAGGGATGCGGGCTCAATGCGCCCGAAGCAGGGACCGGACGCGGCCCGCTGCGCTTCGCCGCCCTGCTCCTGGCCGCGCTCCTCGCCTTCCTGGCGGCGTTGTACCTGGTCGATCCCCAATTGTTCCGGCTGGGCCTGCTCATGGTCAAGATCGACTGTTTCGCCTTCGGCGGCGGCTACGTGTCCGTACCGCTCATGCTCCACGAGGTGGTCGAGGTGCACGGCTGGCTGACCGGCCCCATGTTCATGGACGGCATCGCGCTCGGGCAGGTCACGCCCGGCCCCATCGTCATGACCGGGGCGTTCGTGGGCTACGCCGTGGCAGGCCTGACCGGCGCCCTGGTGGCGGCGGTGACCGTGTTCTCGCCCTCGCTCATCGTCCTGTGCGCCACCACCCCGTTCGCCGACCGGCTGGTCAGTTCGCCCGTGGCCCGGCGGGTGCTCAAGGGCAGCCTCATCTCCCTGGTGGGCCTGATGGCCGCCGTGGCCGTGCGCTTCGGCCTGTCCATCCACTGGACCGTCCCCCAGGCGGTCTTCGCCCTGGCCGCGTTCATCGCCCTGCGCCGCGGGGTGGACATCCTCTGGGTGGTCCTGGCCGGGGCCGGCATCGGGGCCATGATCTTCTGAGCCCGACGCGCGGCCGTATTGACAGAACCATTCGGCCGCCGTAAGAATTTTAGATACTTGCCAGAAAATCGCCTGTTACGGGGCCATTCGACGCGGCCGCAGGCAACCCGGAGGATGAGGCATGATCGATCCCAGAAATATACCATTCCGCTACAAACTCATTCTCGGCGTGACGGCCATGGTCGCCCTGACCGCCGTGATCCTGGCCGGAGGCATCCTCTTCACCATGGACAACGCCCTGGGCGGGCTGGATATTGATCCCACAATCCTGGCCGGGGCGGAGCACAGAATCCTGCTCGTGGCCGCGCTCATCGTGGCGGCGGGCGTGATCGGATCCCTGCTGGGCAGCCTTGTCCTGGTACGCATCCTGATCCAGCCCCTGCGCCAGCTCTCCGCCTACACGCTCGAAGTGGCGGCGGGCAATTACGGCGCGGACATCGAATACCGGACCAAGGACGCCATCGGCGAAACCATTGACGCGGTGCGGAACATGACCGTCGAGCTCAAAACCCGGCTCGGCATGTCCCAGGGGCTGTTGACCAGCCTGACCCAACCGTGCGTGGTCGTGGATACCGACGAAATCATCACCTTCCTGAACCAACCCGAGCTGGACCTGCTCCAGATCGACGAGCCGCCGTCGAAGTTCATCGGCATGCACCTGTCCGAGTTCGTCTATGGCGACCATTCGCGGCCGACCCTGCTCGCCCAATGCATGCGCGAGGACCGCATCATCGCGGGCCAGGCGACCGAAGGCACGGGCCGCAAGGGCCGTCCCTACCACCTGCTGGTGGACATCTCTCCCATCAAGGATCTGGACGGAAACATCATCGGGGCGTTCACCATCCTGACCGAGACCACGGAAATCAAAAAAAGCGAAGCCGAGGCCCTGCACCAGCACGAACTCATCGCCGAAACCGCCCGCGAGGCCGAGTCCATCGCCCGCGAGATGGAAGCGGCATCGGACACCCTGTCGCGCAAGGTGGACGAAGCCAACCACGGCTCGGACGTTCAGCGCGATCGGGCCACCGAGACCGCCACGGCCATGGAGCAAATGAACGCCACCGTGCTCGAAGTGGCCCAGAACGCCGGAAAGGTTTCGAGCAACGCGGACGACATGCGCGATCTGGCCGAGGAAGGCGCCGGGCTGGTCAACCAGGTGGTCGAGGCCGTCCGGGGCGTGGGCGTGCGGTCCGAGGCCCTGAAGGACTCCATGGCCCAGCTGGACCGGCAGACCGGGGACATCGGCACGATCATGCAAATGATCGACGACATTGCGGACCAGACCAACCTGCTGGCGCTCAATGCGGCCATCGAGGCGGCCCGGGCGGGCGAGGCCGGGCGAGGCTTCGCGGTGGTGGCCGACGAGGTCCGCAAGCTGGCCGAAAAGACCATGACCGCCACCAAGGAAGTGGACACGGCCATCCAGGCCATCCGCACCGGCACCCGCGAGAACGCGGCCGCCACCGAAGACGCCGTGGCCGCCGTCCGCGAATCCACGGACTTGGCGGGCCGGGCCGGGCAGTCCATCGAAAACATCCGGCAGGCCGTCACCCTGACCGCGGACCAGGTCCGCTCCATCGCCACGGCCGCTGAGGAACAGTCGGCCACCAGCGAACAGGTCACCCGGGCCACTGAGGAAATCACCGCCATTTCCCGCGATACCGCCCAGGCCATGAGCGAGGCCCGCACCGACCTGGACCGCCTGGCCGCCCTGGCCGGTTCCCTCAAGGAACTCATCGACCGCATGCAGTCCTGACCGGGCTTAGGCCCGGCACGAGGACGGGAAGCCCGCCCAAAAGGGCGGGCGGCCGCCGGTCAGCCCAGCACGGCCCGGACCAACTCCGGAGTGCGCGTTCCGGCCTTGCCTTCCAGGAAATAGTCGGTGGTGTTGTAGGTATACGCGGTGTCCCGCAGGTTGATCTCGATGATCGTGCCGCCGTGGTTCTTGACCACATGGGGGATGCGCCCGGCCGGGATGACTTCGCCGCCCGTGCCGATGACCAGGCAGACGTCCGCCTGCTTGGCCAGGTCCGTGGCCGCTGCGTGCACGTCGCTCGGGATGCCCTCGCCGAAAAAGACGAAGTCGGGCTTGAGCAGGCCGCCGCAGACGGGACAGGGCGGCGGCAGGATTTCGAGGGAGATGCGGTCGGAGTCGAAGAACGTCCGGCAGGAAAGGCACTGCATACGCCGGGTGGAGCCGTGATACTCGTACACCGTGCGGCTTCCGGCGGTCTGATGCAGCGAGTCGATGTTCTGGGTGACGATACCGACAAGCTTTCCCGCCGCCTCCAGTTCGGCCAGGGCCAGATGGGCCGGGTTGGGCCGCGCCCGGCCGAGCATGTCGAAGAATATCTCCTTGAGCAGGGGCCAGACCTCTTCGGGATGACGCTTGAAATACCCCTTCTCGAATTTGTCCGGGTCGTACTTGGACCACACGCCGCCCGGTCCCCGAAAGGGCGGGATGCCCGATTCCACGGAGATGCCCGCGCCGGTGAAGGCCATGGCGCAGCGGGCCTTGCCCAGGGCCTCGGCGGCGTTGTGCAGAGCGTGGTTCGACA is a window from the Desulfovibrio sp. Huiquan2017 genome containing:
- the chrA gene encoding chromate efflux transporter, whose amino-acid sequence is MRTPSLFRIFLVFLRLGLTAFGGPAMVPFIRARAVEREGWLDESSFSLGMSLTQLLPGATAMQVAAYVGLRARGGAGALAAYTGFGLPALLLMLGLSALYFSARDVAAVTAAFTGLQLVITALILHAAVNFARRYLDTLADKLLACLAGVWLGLKGNPILAMAVVCVLAVLLLRDEGCGLNAPEAGTGRGPLRFAALLLAALLAFLAALYLVDPQLFRLGLLMVKIDCFAFGGGYVSVPLMLHEVVEVHGWLTGPMFMDGIALGQVTPGPIVMTGAFVGYAVAGLTGALVAAVTVFSPSLIVLCATTPFADRLVSSPVARRVLKGSLISLVGLMAAVAVRFGLSIHWTVPQAVFALAAFIALRRGVDILWVVLAGAGIGAMIF
- a CDS encoding DMT family transporter → MSALLVGAVLISFSSVMVVLAGLPPDVTGFYRLIGGGLAMLAALARAGKLKRFTPNVVKWGCVAAVFFAGDFVFWHRAIGYVGPGLSTMLGNFQVIPLAVVSALFFKERMPPRMYAAIPLALAGLYLMVGVGWAGFSADYRLGVFYGLLTACFYALYMLSLKYALSKDHVDSLVLASVAALVTGLILGALALVEGESFAIPTFKSLAAISALAFICHAVGWFLITRGIQTVRGALVGLILLLQPTLSFLWDILFFGKPVNPVELSGVGLALVGIYIGSRTSRQKRGA
- a CDS encoding epoxyqueuosine reductase QueH, which gives rise to MSKVLLHICCGPCSITTLKTLLGEGCEITGLFYNPNIHPLTEYVKRRDGCLAVAEKLGVKVIVKDDEYRPQEWFRAVAHRENNRCFHCYAMRLERTAQIARRGGFDGFTSTLLYSKYQKHDEIAALGRDLESAKTKFLYRDFREGWKEGIETSKEWGIYRQQYCGCLYSENERYKRELMVRP
- the hemW gene encoding radical SAM family heme chaperone HemW, translating into MGRIHDENVPTRPAFPAAGSKPVRGADDDKGLLLYVHVPFCRSRCHYCSFHSQSFDQTTFAWYLSLLLKEIELWGRRLQRPRLRTVYFGGGTPSLIPLAQLDRIMAALRKAFVLNPGLETTIEANPDSAHDVSYFRGLLSLGFNRLSLGMQSLKDADLQTLGRPHSAGMAYQAFDQARRAGFGNIGLDLIWGLPGQKLKVWLDQLRIVSEMRPEHISAYNLTLEEGTVMARRCGEGGDLTLPLDQEQGRMFVYGAEYLESTGYLHYEVSNFARMGFTSVHNSGYWDGSDYLGLGPSAVSTLGRRRFTVPRYMDEYDAYVRGELVGNDYEDLTDDDLLKELVMLSLRTAKGLDLKEYRRRTGMDLIKRRERLVSALHRENLVRISGGRLRLTKNGMLVSNVIIERLAFGD
- a CDS encoding acyl-CoA thioesterase yields the protein MKAKSAAESEVIMTHLVLPQDANPAGNLHGGVILKHVDTTGGVVAKRHSRSNTVTVSIDRMAFKQPAYMGELLIFKASLNHVGRTSMEIGVRVEAENLRTGEVRHTNSAYLTYVALDENGKPCEVPPLKLETETAKRRYREAEFRREMRKKERELEEGKRVCQPKDE
- a CDS encoding VOC family protein, which produces MARYTGINHLAMVTGDMDATIRFWRDLLGMRLVVGLGRPGYRHYFFEIAENDMIAFFEWPGVEPLDEKDHGFPVQGKAAFDHVAFGVAGEDDLWELKDKLEAAGEWCSEVVDHGFIHSIYAFDPNNIPIEFSAPVPGVDIRRTPVMTDSEPSREARKGPDPQPDVWPGVFAPTPDADKTVYEGEGHKIGEALERLNRGE
- a CDS encoding NAD-dependent deacylase, translated to MSNHALHNAAEALGKARCAMAFTGAGISVESGIPPFRGPGGVWSKYDPDKFEKGYFKRHPEEVWPLLKEIFFDMLGRARPNPAHLALAELEAAGKLVGIVTQNIDSLHQTAGSRTVYEYHGSTRRMQCLSCRTFFDSDRISLEILPPPCPVCGGLLKPDFVFFGEGIPSDVHAAATDLAKQADVCLVIGTGGEVIPAGRIPHVVKNHGGTIIEINLRDTAYTYNTTDYFLEGKAGTRTPELVRAVLG
- the sfsA gene encoding DNA/RNA nuclease SfsA, producing the protein MPRSVARLPFHTPCRRAAFVRRIKRFTVEAVALDGPDRGALLAAHTNNTGSMLGLLRPGGVALLSPAANPERKLKYTLEGLELAGAMVGVNTLTPNRMLYAAWRAGAMPELDGYDHFQKEAKVGQSRLDAHLTGEPGDLWVECKNVTLVEDDVARFPDAVTERGQKHLRELMSLAGTGARVALFFLIQRPDGRCFGPADFIDPAYADLFYEALDAGVEAWPYVADVDVTGITLGRRLQVVAP
- a CDS encoding methyl-accepting chemotaxis protein; this translates as MIDPRNIPFRYKLILGVTAMVALTAVILAGGILFTMDNALGGLDIDPTILAGAEHRILLVAALIVAAGVIGSLLGSLVLVRILIQPLRQLSAYTLEVAAGNYGADIEYRTKDAIGETIDAVRNMTVELKTRLGMSQGLLTSLTQPCVVVDTDEIITFLNQPELDLLQIDEPPSKFIGMHLSEFVYGDHSRPTLLAQCMREDRIIAGQATEGTGRKGRPYHLLVDISPIKDLDGNIIGAFTILTETTEIKKSEAEALHQHELIAETAREAESIAREMEAASDTLSRKVDEANHGSDVQRDRATETATAMEQMNATVLEVAQNAGKVSSNADDMRDLAEEGAGLVNQVVEAVRGVGVRSEALKDSMAQLDRQTGDIGTIMQMIDDIADQTNLLALNAAIEAARAGEAGRGFAVVADEVRKLAEKTMTATKEVDTAIQAIRTGTRENAAATEDAVAAVRESTDLAGRAGQSIENIRQAVTLTADQVRSIATAAEEQSATSEQVTRATEEITAISRDTAQAMSEARTDLDRLAALAGSLKELIDRMQS